One window from the genome of Cryptomeria japonica chromosome 6, Sugi_1.0, whole genome shotgun sequence encodes:
- the LOC131064218 gene encoding uncharacterized protein LOC131064218: MEEKPSGFSQWGAFLRPSRRSSYIKSRQISSGGDEEAKAQSSDGSTEKEKSKAQIEMLLSKAGRRIASAVKGLVKRVENSRGVESIKDFLLGGYHRLSKPSSFHLFSCMENPKKGFRHCDPNFCNDSDGFYAWSTDQEEDMKMSANCTPKKDLAQNFQLSGNIQGNCNFLKVKSDHEDRRNKLKKVAEEKEKCSARLRAEAYKKMEKKLKEIVVLDNNSVEDVLDIEEFLHCYSRLTCPFYIDMVNRFFLDISSDFD; this comes from the coding sequence ATGGAGGAAAAACCAAGTGGGTTTTCTCAATGGGGGGCTTTTCTCAGGCCTTCTAGGCGTTCTAGTTACATCAAATCCAGGCAGATCAGTTCAGGAGGAGATGAAGAAGCAAAAGCCCAGAGTAGTGATGGAAGTACAgagaaagagaaatcaaaagctcAGATTGAAATGCTGCTTTCAAAGGCAGGGCGGCGCATTGCGTCTGCTGTGAAAGGGCTTGTGAAGCGTGTGGAAAACAGTAGGGGAGTAGAAAGTATTAAGGATTTTCTCTTGGGGGGCTACCATAGACTTTCTAAGCCTTCTTCCTTTCATTTATTCTCTTGCATGGAGAATCCCAAGAAAGGTTTCAGACATTGTGACCCCAATTTCTGTAATGACAGTGATGGGTTTTATGCCTGGAGCACAGATCAAGAAGAAGACATGAAAATGTCTGCAAATTGCACACCCAAAAAGGATCTTGCCCAGAATTTTCAACTGTCAGGCAATATACAGGGGAATTGCAACTTTCTTAAAGTGAAATCTGATCATGAGGACAGAAGAAACAAGTTGAAAAAGGTTGCAGAGGAGAAAGAAAAATGTTCTGCCAGATTGAGAGCAGAGGCGTATAAGAAGATGGAGAAAAAGCTCAAGGAAATTGTGGTTTTGGACAACAACAGTGTGGAAGATGTGTTGGACATTGAGGAATTCCTGCATTGTTATTCCAGACTCACTTGCCCCTTCTACATCGACATGGTTAACCGGTTTTTTCTTGACATTTCTAGTGATTTTGATTGA